A genomic stretch from Desulfonispora thiosulfatigenes DSM 11270 includes:
- the hslU gene encoding ATP-dependent protease ATPase subunit HslU gives MNNLTPRQITEELDKYIVGQGEAKKCVAIALRNRYRRMNLPEEIKDEIRPKNIIMIGPTGVGKTEIARRLAKLVNAPFIKVEATKFTEVGYVGRDVESMVRDLVEESMRIVKQEKFTSVAEEAKKLAEERIIDILAPKAKKQSKITNPLEAFFGKGFNEEDTEKEPEEKNLQEEKRLIIKEKLRRFELEDDIIEIEVEENNSTMLDMFSNLGMEESGVNFGDMLSGVLPTKTKKRKVKISQARNILAQVEAQNLIDIEEVKQIAIERAEQSGIIFLDEIDKIATTDKNSGADVSRGGVQRDILPIVEGSTVTTKNGIIKTDHILFIAAGAFHLVKPSDLIPELQGRFPIRVELQSLTRTDFERILKEPKQSLLKQYQRLLETEGLNLEFTENAIAEIADIAYTVNDNTDNIGARRLYTILEKILEEISFLAPEMDTKDLIIDKDYVQDKLRNIVENRDLSRYIL, from the coding sequence TTGAATAATCTTACTCCTAGACAAATTACAGAAGAATTAGATAAATATATAGTAGGTCAAGGTGAAGCTAAAAAATGTGTTGCTATAGCTTTAAGAAATAGGTATAGACGTATGAATTTACCTGAAGAAATTAAAGATGAAATAAGACCTAAAAATATAATCATGATAGGCCCAACAGGTGTTGGTAAAACAGAGATAGCCAGGAGACTAGCTAAATTAGTAAACGCCCCATTTATTAAGGTAGAGGCGACAAAGTTTACAGAGGTTGGATATGTAGGTCGTGATGTAGAATCCATGGTTAGAGACTTAGTAGAAGAGTCTATGAGAATTGTTAAACAAGAAAAATTTACGAGTGTGGCAGAAGAAGCTAAAAAATTAGCAGAAGAGAGAATAATAGACATATTAGCCCCAAAGGCAAAAAAACAATCTAAAATTACTAATCCACTAGAAGCCTTTTTTGGAAAAGGATTTAATGAAGAGGATACTGAAAAAGAACCAGAAGAAAAGAATTTGCAAGAAGAAAAAAGATTGATAATAAAAGAAAAACTTCGTAGATTTGAATTAGAAGATGATATCATAGAGATAGAAGTAGAAGAAAACAATTCAACGATGTTAGATATGTTTTCAAATCTGGGTATGGAAGAATCAGGAGTTAATTTTGGTGATATGCTTTCAGGAGTATTGCCTACTAAAACGAAAAAAAGAAAGGTTAAGATTAGCCAAGCACGAAATATTTTAGCTCAAGTTGAAGCCCAAAATTTAATTGATATAGAGGAAGTAAAGCAAATTGCAATAGAAAGAGCAGAACAATCAGGAATAATATTTTTAGATGAAATAGATAAAATTGCGACCACTGATAAAAACTCAGGTGCAGATGTATCAAGAGGTGGAGTTCAGAGGGATATTCTTCCGATAGTGGAGGGGAGCACTGTTACCACAAAGAATGGAATTATAAAAACCGACCACATTCTATTTATTGCAGCTGGTGCTTTCCATTTAGTGAAGCCGTCAGATTTAATTCCTGAACTTCAAGGTAGATTTCCAATTAGAGTAGAACTTCAAAGTTTAACTCGTACTGATTTTGAAAGAATACTTAAAGAGCCAAAGCAATCTTTATTAAAACAATATCAAAGATTATTGGAAACAGAAGGACTAAACTTAGAATTTACTGAAAATGCTATTGCTGAAATCGCTGATATTGCTTATACTGTAAACGATAATACTGATAATATCGGAGCAAGAAGGCTTTATACCATACTTGAAAAGATATTAGAAGAAATATCCTTTTTAGCACCTGAAATGGATACAAAAGATTTAATTATTGATAAAGATTATGTACAAGATAAACTAAGAAATATTGTAGAAAATAGAGACTTAAGTCGGTACATACTTTAA
- the hslV gene encoding ATP-dependent protease subunit HslV, whose amino-acid sequence MIHATTIVAIKKDGKVAIAGDGQVTFGQNTIMKHQAKKVRKLYNGKILAGFAGSVADAFTLFEKFEGKLQENSGKLVKASVELAKEWRSDRVLKKLEAMLIVADNDNMLVLSGNGEVIEPDDGVIAIGSGGSFALSAAKALKDNTDLSVEEIAKKSMEIAANICVYTNHNITVETL is encoded by the coding sequence ATGATTCATGCTACAACCATAGTCGCTATTAAAAAAGATGGAAAAGTTGCAATTGCTGGAGATGGACAAGTAACCTTTGGACAAAATACTATTATGAAACATCAAGCCAAAAAGGTTAGAAAATTGTACAATGGTAAAATACTAGCTGGTTTTGCAGGTTCTGTTGCTGATGCATTTACCTTATTCGAAAAGTTTGAGGGAAAACTTCAAGAAAATAGTGGAAAACTTGTAAAAGCATCCGTAGAACTAGCTAAAGAATGGCGTTCTGATAGGGTGCTAAAAAAATTAGAAGCAATGTTAATTGTTGCAGATAACGATAATATGTTAGTATTATCTGGTAATGGTGAAGTAATAGAACCTGATGATGGTGTTATTGCGATAGGGTCAGGTGGATCGTTTGCTTTATCGGCAGCTAAAGCATTAAAAGATAATACAGATCTTTCAGTAGAAGAAATAGCTAAAAAATCCATGGAAATTGCTGCAAATATTTGTGTCTATACTAACCATAATATAACTGTAGAAACTTTATAA
- the trmFO gene encoding methylenetetrahydrofolate--tRNA-(uracil(54)-C(5))-methyltransferase (FADH(2)-oxidizing) TrmFO, which produces MDKGINVIGAGLAGCEAAWQIAQRGIKVNLYEMRPNKTTAAHKTPYFAELICSNSLRGAGLENAVGLLKEELRQCDSVFMQCADLHRIPAGGALAVDREGFAKCMTEKLSSHPLVTIIHEEITKIDSNRVNIIATGPLTEGLLVETIKEITGEDYFYFYDAAAPILTTESIDTTKAFWASRYDKGEADYLNCPMNEDEYRNFYKALVSAEVHPIKKFEKEVFFEGCMPVEVMAKRGEKTLLFGPLKPVGLTDPRTGKQPYAVVQLRKDNKDGSLLNIVGFQTHLKWGEQKQVLSLIPGLENAEIVRYGVMHRNTFINSPKTLDETGQVKKSQNIYFAGQITGVEGYVESATSGLVAGINACRMMENKAKLIFPKDTAIGGLMSYIVNANSKNFQPMNINFGLLPPLEKKIKNKKEKNVLISSRALESLHNFKIEEF; this is translated from the coding sequence ATGGACAAAGGCATAAATGTAATCGGGGCAGGCCTTGCTGGATGTGAGGCTGCATGGCAAATTGCACAAAGGGGCATAAAGGTAAATTTATATGAAATGCGTCCTAATAAAACAACAGCCGCTCATAAAACACCATATTTTGCTGAATTGATTTGTAGTAACTCGTTAAGAGGTGCAGGACTAGAAAATGCCGTGGGCTTGTTAAAAGAAGAACTGAGGCAGTGTGATTCTGTTTTTATGCAGTGTGCTGACCTACATCGGATACCTGCAGGAGGAGCATTAGCTGTAGATAGAGAAGGTTTTGCAAAATGTATGACTGAAAAACTCTCTAGTCACCCCTTAGTAACTATAATTCATGAGGAAATAACAAAAATTGATAGTAATAGGGTAAATATCATTGCTACAGGTCCTCTTACAGAGGGTCTTTTAGTAGAAACTATAAAAGAAATTACAGGAGAAGATTATTTTTATTTTTATGATGCAGCTGCACCAATTTTAACCACTGAATCAATAGATACTACTAAAGCATTTTGGGCTTCTAGATATGATAAGGGAGAAGCTGATTATTTAAATTGTCCTATGAATGAAGATGAATATAGAAATTTTTACAAAGCATTAGTTAGTGCAGAAGTTCATCCTATTAAAAAGTTTGAAAAGGAAGTTTTTTTTGAAGGATGTATGCCTGTAGAGGTAATGGCAAAAAGAGGAGAAAAGACACTTTTATTTGGACCTTTAAAACCAGTAGGGCTAACAGATCCAAGGACAGGCAAACAGCCTTATGCTGTGGTGCAATTAAGAAAGGATAACAAAGATGGAAGTCTTCTTAATATAGTAGGTTTTCAAACTCACTTAAAATGGGGAGAACAAAAACAAGTATTAAGTTTGATTCCCGGATTAGAAAATGCAGAAATTGTTCGTTATGGGGTTATGCATCGAAATACTTTTATTAATTCCCCTAAAACTTTAGATGAAACTGGACAAGTTAAAAAAAGCCAAAACATTTATTTTGCAGGTCAAATTACTGGTGTGGAAGGGTATGTTGAATCAGCTACCTCCGGTTTAGTTGCAGGAATAAATGCTTGCAGAATGATGGAAAACAAAGCAAAGTTAATTTTCCCAAAAGATACAGCAATTGGGGGCTTAATGAGTTATATTGTAAATGCAAATAGCAAAAACTTTCAACCTATGAATATTAATTTTGGCCTACTACCTCCTTTAGAGAAAAAAATTAAAAATAAAAAAGAAAAGAATGTATTAATATCAAGTAGAGCATTAGAATCATTACATAATTTTAAAATAGAAGAATTTTAA
- the rpsB gene encoding 30S ribosomal protein S2 produces the protein MPVVSMKQLLEAGVHFGHQTRRWNPKMAPYIFTERNGIYIIDLQKTVKKVVEAYEFVREVALEGKPVLFVGTKKQAQETVKEEAIRCNQYFVNERWLGGMLTNYQTIKKRIDRLFQLEKMQEDGTMAVLPKKEVSQLLAEQDRLERFLGGIKNMPGVPGAMFVIDPRKERIAIQEAKKLGIPVVAIVDTNCDPDEVDYVIPGNDDAIRAVKLLTSVVANAVLEANQGDTTSEE, from the coding sequence ATGCCAGTTGTTTCTATGAAACAATTACTTGAAGCAGGTGTGCATTTTGGGCATCAAACTAGACGTTGGAATCCTAAAATGGCTCCATATATTTTTACGGAGCGTAATGGTATCTACATAATTGATTTACAAAAAACTGTAAAGAAAGTTGTAGAAGCTTATGAATTCGTAAGAGAAGTAGCACTAGAAGGAAAACCAGTTCTTTTTGTTGGTACTAAAAAACAAGCTCAAGAAACTGTAAAAGAAGAGGCAATTAGATGTAATCAATATTTCGTAAATGAAAGATGGTTAGGTGGTATGCTTACTAACTATCAAACAATTAAGAAAAGAATTGATCGTCTTTTTCAACTTGAAAAAATGCAAGAGGATGGCACAATGGCTGTGTTACCTAAAAAAGAGGTATCACAATTATTAGCTGAACAAGATCGTCTTGAAAGATTTTTAGGTGGAATTAAAAATATGCCTGGAGTTCCTGGAGCAATGTTTGTTATTGACCCAAGAAAAGAAAGAATTGCTATACAAGAGGCAAAAAAACTTGGTATACCTGTTGTAGCTATAGTTGATACTAACTGTGATCCTGATGAAGTTGATTATGTTATCCCTGGTAACGATGATGCTATCAGAGCGGTTAAACTATTAACTTCTGTTGTTGCAAACGCAGTTTTAGAAGCTAATCAAGGTGATACTACTTCTGAAGAATAA
- the tsf gene encoding translation elongation factor Ts encodes MTISAAMVKELREKSGAGMMDCKKALIETNGDIEKAGEYLREKGLAAAAKKSGRIAAEGAVTSYIHMGGKIGVLLEVNCETDFVAKTEKFQDFTKNIAMQIAATKPEYIAKEEVPEEVITKEKEILKAQAINEGKNEKFVEKIVEGRVEKIYKDLCLLEQPYIKDTDKTIAQFLSTTVAEIGENIVLRRFVRFELGEGIEKKQEDFASEVMAEINKN; translated from the coding sequence ATGACTATTAGTGCTGCAATGGTTAAAGAATTAAGAGAAAAATCTGGTGCAGGAATGATGGATTGCAAAAAGGCTCTTATAGAAACAAATGGAGATATTGAAAAAGCTGGCGAATATTTAAGAGAAAAAGGATTAGCTGCTGCTGCAAAAAAATCAGGTAGAATTGCTGCAGAAGGAGCAGTTACATCATATATACATATGGGTGGGAAAATTGGAGTTCTTTTAGAAGTAAACTGTGAAACAGATTTTGTTGCTAAAACAGAGAAGTTCCAAGACTTCACTAAGAACATAGCTATGCAAATAGCAGCAACTAAGCCTGAGTATATAGCAAAAGAAGAAGTTCCAGAAGAAGTTATTACAAAAGAAAAAGAAATTTTAAAAGCGCAAGCTATCAATGAAGGTAAAAATGAAAAATTTGTAGAAAAAATCGTTGAAGGTAGAGTAGAAAAAATATATAAAGATCTTTGTTTATTAGAGCAACCATATATTAAAGATACAGATAAAACTATAGCTCAATTCCTATCTACAACTGTTGCTGAAATAGGCGAAAATATTGTTTTACGTCGTTTTGTGCGTTTTGAATTAGGAGAAGGAATTGAAAAGAAACAAGAAGACTTTGCTTCTGAGGTTATGGCTGAAATTAATAAAAATTAA
- a CDS encoding 1-deoxy-D-xylulose-5-phosphate reductoisomerase has protein sequence MVKNIALLGSTGSIGVQTLEVIDEHKDDFIVKIISGHKNVQRLLEQALKYKPEYVIVTHEKSYEILKKELSTFPIKVILGEKEIAKVYQEVNLDLVIGAISGAAGIPSVLAALELGIDVALANKETIVVAGNIVKRIQKKTGAKIIPVDSEHSAIFQCLTGHEKAVSGLLITASGGPFRNLSPDELHKVTPEMALNHPTWSMGNKITIDSATLMNKGLEIIEAHFLFNVAYENINAIIHPQSIVHSMVLYGDGSVLAHLGLPDMRVPIQYALTYPERKNNSFPKLDLLKIKELEFLKPDTEKFPCLNLAYRAGKIGYTMPAVLNAANEIAVELFMQKDIGFMDIPKLVEEVMQKHEIVKEFDFKDLLEVDKWARIECKKIKDRM, from the coding sequence GTGGTTAAAAATATTGCTTTATTAGGGAGTACTGGTTCTATTGGAGTTCAAACTTTAGAAGTAATAGATGAACATAAAGATGACTTTATAGTTAAAATTATTTCAGGTCATAAAAATGTGCAAAGACTATTAGAACAAGCCCTTAAATATAAGCCGGAATACGTAATAGTAACGCATGAAAAAAGTTATGAAATCTTAAAAAAAGAATTATCTACCTTTCCTATAAAGGTTATATTAGGAGAAAAGGAAATCGCAAAAGTTTATCAAGAAGTTAATTTAGATTTAGTAATAGGAGCAATTTCTGGTGCAGCAGGAATTCCTTCAGTGTTGGCTGCACTTGAACTAGGTATAGATGTTGCGTTAGCTAATAAAGAAACAATTGTCGTAGCTGGAAATATTGTTAAAAGGATACAAAAGAAAACCGGAGCTAAAATTATCCCTGTTGATAGTGAACATTCTGCTATTTTTCAATGTTTGACAGGGCATGAGAAGGCTGTTAGTGGCTTATTAATTACTGCTTCTGGAGGTCCATTTAGGAATTTATCTCCAGATGAATTACATAAAGTAACTCCAGAAATGGCTTTAAATCATCCTACGTGGAGTATGGGAAACAAGATAACCATTGATTCTGCTACTTTAATGAATAAAGGATTAGAAATAATTGAAGCGCATTTTTTATTTAATGTAGCATATGAAAATATTAATGCTATAATTCACCCACAAAGCATAGTTCATTCTATGGTTCTATATGGTGATGGATCGGTATTGGCTCATTTGGGTCTACCAGATATGAGGGTTCCTATTCAATATGCGTTAACCTATCCAGAACGTAAGAATAATTCTTTTCCAAAATTAGATTTATTAAAGATAAAAGAATTAGAATTTCTAAAACCAGATACAGAAAAATTTCCTTGTTTAAATTTAGCATATAGAGCAGGTAAAATAGGCTATACTATGCCTGCAGTGTTAAATGCAGCAAATGAAATAGCCGTAGAATTATTTATGCAAAAAGATATTGGATTTATGGATATTCCAAAGTTGGTAGAAGAAGTAATGCAAAAACATGAAATAGTCAAAGAATTTGATTTTAAAGATTTATTAGAAGTTGATAAATGGGCTAGAATAGAATGCAAAAAAATTAAAGATAGGATGTGA
- a CDS encoding isoprenyl transferase, translated as MRFFGFGSDTKKEQILEKEIPQHIAIIMDGNGRWARNKGLPRSAGHRAGVEALKGIVRFCLDINVKYLTVYAFSTENWKRPQDEIKALMNLIIEYIKNEIKTLKKNGVKINPIGDISGLESKIQESIQYAFDETKENDKLILNVALNYGGRAEITKVIKEIALDVKNDDLLVNDIDEKLIEQYLYTKNQPDPDLIIRPSGEMRISNFLLWQLAYSEIWVTNIMWPDFKPKDLTQAINDYQNRTRRYGAVK; from the coding sequence ATGAGATTTTTTGGATTCGGTAGTGATACAAAAAAGGAACAAATATTGGAAAAGGAAATACCACAGCATATAGCTATTATTATGGATGGGAATGGCAGATGGGCTAGAAATAAAGGATTACCGAGATCTGCAGGCCATAGAGCAGGAGTAGAGGCATTAAAAGGTATTGTGAGATTCTGTTTAGATATAAATGTTAAATATTTAACTGTATATGCTTTTTCGACAGAAAATTGGAAAAGACCACAAGACGAAATAAAAGCATTAATGAATTTAATTATTGAGTATATTAAAAATGAAATCAAAACCTTGAAAAAAAATGGTGTTAAAATAAATCCCATAGGAGATATTAGTGGATTAGAGTCGAAAATTCAAGAAAGCATCCAATACGCATTTGATGAGACTAAAGAAAATGATAAGTTAATTCTAAATGTAGCATTAAATTACGGTGGTAGAGCAGAAATAACGAAAGTAATTAAAGAAATAGCGCTTGATGTTAAAAATGATGATTTATTAGTAAATGATATAGATGAAAAGTTAATAGAGCAATATTTATATACTAAAAATCAACCAGATCCTGACCTTATTATCAGACCTTCTGGTGAAATGAGAATAAGTAACTTTTTACTATGGCAATTAGCTTATTCTGAAATATGGGTTACAAATATTATGTGGCCTGATTTTAAACCTAAGGATTTAACGCAGGCAATTAATGATTATCAAAATAGAACTAGACGATATGGAGCAGTAAAATAA
- the pyrH gene encoding UMP kinase, with protein MSQQPKYKRVIVKLSGEALAGDLGSGIDQGVLNSLASQIAEVISIGVEVAVVVGGGNIWRGVAGSSKGMDRTTADYMGMLATVINSLALQDALEDKNIDTRVQTAIEMRQIAEPYIRRRAVRHLEKGRVVIFAAGTGNPYFSTDTTAALRAAEIEAEVILMAKKVDGVYDADPVVNPKAQRYTDLSYIDVLNKRLGVMDSTATSLCMDNNIPLIVFTLNEPSNIKKVVLGETIGTYVGRKKDD; from the coding sequence TTGTCACAACAACCCAAATATAAAAGAGTAATTGTAAAATTAAGCGGTGAGGCTTTAGCTGGAGATTTAGGTTCTGGAATTGACCAAGGAGTATTAAATAGTCTTGCTTCTCAAATTGCTGAAGTTATAAGTATTGGAGTAGAAGTTGCTGTCGTAGTAGGTGGAGGTAATATCTGGAGAGGTGTAGCAGGAAGCTCTAAAGGTATGGACAGAACAACTGCTGACTATATGGGGATGCTTGCAACCGTTATAAATTCATTAGCATTACAAGATGCTTTAGAAGATAAAAACATCGATACTAGAGTGCAAACCGCTATTGAAATGCGTCAAATAGCAGAGCCTTACATACGTAGAAGAGCAGTACGCCATTTAGAAAAAGGTAGAGTTGTTATATTTGCTGCAGGAACGGGTAATCCGTATTTTTCCACTGATACAACTGCTGCTTTAAGGGCTGCTGAAATTGAAGCAGAAGTTATATTAATGGCAAAAAAAGTAGATGGGGTTTATGATGCAGACCCAGTAGTAAATCCAAAAGCTCAACGATACACTGATTTAAGTTATATTGATGTACTGAATAAAAGATTGGGTGTAATGGATTCCACAGCTACTTCTTTGTGTATGGATAACAATATACCATTAATAGTTTTTACTTTAAATGAGCCAAGTAATATTAAAAAGGTAGTTTTAGGTGAAACCATCGGTACTTATGTGGGGAGGAAAAAAGATGATTAA
- the ytvI gene encoding sporulation integral membrane protein YtvI, which produces MDNDITRYLKILLPITIGVIGLLGFYLIIYYIFPVAVDIVYVILGALSPFILAVILAILVDPIVKFFVLKIKLPRSLSVIISLMLIFGIIILLLIMLSSHLIIELKELSDVLSNLSNDFMNLGWKIVQDVRAFISNNPLPVDVRKAIEENISGIIESVKSFLGASSEWLISFLAKLPIIITIALVSFVATYFISKDKDNIYNFFIKMIPIEWIKPLNKIIGTMTSALFGFLRAQAILISVTTILTIIGLSILGLDYSFSVGVLTGIFDLIPILGPGAIFIPWAIWNLIVGKTKFAIALIILYAIIVIIRQMIEPKVLSHSIGLHPLATLMAIFIGLRLLGVIGLFVGPIILLLIKTFIEINQKGEI; this is translated from the coding sequence TTGGATAATGACATTACAAGATATCTAAAGATACTCTTGCCAATTACAATTGGTGTCATTGGACTATTAGGATTTTACTTAATTATTTATTATATATTTCCAGTAGCTGTTGATATTGTTTATGTAATTTTGGGAGCTCTAAGCCCTTTTATTTTGGCTGTTATTTTAGCTATATTAGTCGATCCTATTGTGAAGTTTTTTGTGCTTAAAATTAAATTGCCTAGAAGTTTGTCAGTGATTATATCATTAATGCTGATCTTTGGAATAATAATATTGTTATTAATCATGCTTTCATCACATTTAATAATTGAATTGAAAGAGTTATCTGATGTACTATCCAATTTAAGTAATGATTTCATGAATTTAGGATGGAAAATTGTTCAAGATGTAAGAGCTTTTATATCCAATAATCCCTTACCTGTTGATGTCAGAAAGGCAATTGAAGAAAATATTTCTGGGATTATTGAATCTGTAAAGAGCTTTTTAGGGGCAAGCTCTGAATGGTTGATTAGTTTTTTAGCTAAATTACCGATAATTATTACTATTGCACTAGTTTCATTTGTAGCAACTTATTTTATTAGTAAGGATAAAGATAATATATATAATTTTTTTATCAAAATGATACCCATAGAATGGATTAAACCTTTAAATAAAATTATAGGAACAATGACTTCAGCTTTATTTGGTTTTCTACGTGCACAGGCCATTTTAATTTCGGTTACTACTATTTTGACAATAATAGGATTATCCATTCTAGGTTTAGATTATTCATTTAGTGTGGGAGTGCTTACAGGTATTTTTGATTTAATTCCAATTTTAGGACCAGGAGCTATTTTTATACCGTGGGCGATTTGGAATCTTATCGTAGGTAAGACTAAATTTGCGATAGCATTAATAATTTTGTATGCCATCATAGTTATCATAAGGCAAATGATTGAACCTAAAGTTTTATCTCATAGTATAGGATTACACCCTCTTGCTACTTTAATGGCAATTTTTATTGGTTTAAGACTATTAGGGGTAATCGGCCTCTTTGTTGGACCTATTATCTTACTATTAATAAAGACATTTATAGAGATTAATCAAAAAGGAGAAATATAA
- the codY gene encoding GTP-sensing pleiotropic transcriptional regulator CodY has translation MKTLLEKTRSLNRLLQKTATNPVNFNEISRVLSNMIECNTYIVGRKGRILGYSFAGEGDFQCETVEEIINENERFPEDYNENLLKVTQTEANIKNEKNNCVFTESMACHFGGKISTIVPIMGGGERQGTLLLAKFNIEFNESDLILAEYGATVVGMEILRAKTEKIEEEARKKAAVQIAIGTLSYSELEAIEHIFEELDGSEGLLVASKIADRVGITRSVIVNALRKFESAGVIESKSLGMKGTYIRVLNENLLDELEKLKN, from the coding sequence ATGAAAACACTCCTAGAAAAAACCCGTTCCTTAAATAGGTTATTACAGAAAACAGCTACAAACCCAGTTAACTTTAATGAAATATCTAGAGTTTTAAGTAATATGATAGAGTGCAACACATATATCGTAGGAAGAAAAGGTAGAATACTAGGTTATTCATTTGCTGGAGAAGGAGATTTTCAATGTGAAACTGTTGAGGAAATAATCAACGAAAACGAAAGATTTCCTGAAGATTACAATGAAAATTTACTTAAGGTTACGCAAACTGAAGCAAATATAAAAAATGAAAAAAACAATTGTGTCTTTACTGAATCTATGGCTTGTCATTTCGGTGGAAAAATTTCTACTATTGTTCCAATCATGGGTGGAGGAGAAAGACAAGGTACACTTCTTTTGGCTAAATTTAACATTGAATTTAATGAATCTGATTTAATTTTAGCTGAATATGGCGCTACAGTTGTAGGGATGGAAATCTTAAGAGCAAAAACTGAGAAAATTGAAGAAGAAGCAAGAAAAAAAGCAGCGGTTCAAATTGCAATAGGTACACTTTCATATTCAGAACTTGAGGCTATTGAACATATATTTGAAGAATTAGATGGATCAGAAGGTTTATTAGTCGCTAGTAAAATTGCTGATCGAGTAGGAATTACTCGCTCTGTAATAGTTAACGCATTAAGAAAGTTTGAAAGTGCAGGGGTTATTGAATCTAAGTCCTTGGGTATGAAAGGAACTTATATTAGAGTATTAAACGAAAATCTACTAGACGAATTAGAAAAATTAAAAAACTAA
- the frr gene encoding ribosome recycling factor, whose amino-acid sequence MINELIKDAEQRMVKTNDVLKKDYASLRAGRATPSLLDNVQVEYYGSMTPLNQVANIQTPEARLLIIQPWDKTIIADIEKAIMKSELGLTPNNDGIVIRLPIPQLTQERRLEIVKQVKKKAEEAKVGIRNIRRDVNDQIKALEKDKEVSEDEAKKSQDNVQKITDKFIKDIDEIASIKEKEIVEL is encoded by the coding sequence ATGATTAATGAATTAATTAAAGATGCCGAGCAAAGAATGGTTAAAACTAATGATGTTTTAAAAAAGGATTATGCAAGTTTGCGTGCAGGTAGAGCTACTCCATCTCTATTAGATAATGTCCAAGTAGAGTATTATGGTTCTATGACTCCATTAAACCAAGTTGCAAATATCCAAACCCCAGAGGCGAGACTTTTAATTATCCAGCCTTGGGATAAAACTATTATTGCTGATATTGAAAAAGCTATTATGAAGTCAGAATTAGGTCTAACTCCTAATAACGATGGTATTGTTATTAGACTACCTATTCCTCAACTTACTCAGGAAAGAAGACTTGAAATAGTAAAACAAGTTAAGAAAAAGGCTGAAGAAGCTAAAGTTGGTATAAGAAATATTAGAAGAGATGTTAATGATCAAATTAAAGCTTTAGAAAAAGATAAAGAAGTATCTGAAGATGAAGCAAAAAAATCACAAGATAATGTTCAAAAAATTACAGATAAATTTATTAAAGATATAGATGAAATAGCAAGTATTAAAGAAAAAGAAATAGTAGAATTATAA
- a CDS encoding phosphatidate cytidylyltransferase yields the protein MLIRIGSALIGIPVFIMFLYLGNIYLAGFIFALIILGSFEFKRLIGNSCNTLDISSVLIGELIFILGILYNWQNWLSLGIGVTFLSSLLIMLKNYPKVKINVISLNLLNLLYVGWTLVHILLIRNLHQGFLLLLLLFIIIWATDTGAYFTGRFLGKNKLAPQISPKKTIEGAIGGLISSVICAIIFVSFYKIIPVPFVILIAIIISTMGQIGDLIESSFKRFVGIKDSGNIIPGHGGILDRFDSTITTAPILYYILILLHNWGGYFG from the coding sequence TTGCTAATAAGAATAGGTAGCGCATTAATAGGTATTCCTGTTTTTATCATGTTTTTATATTTGGGTAATATTTATCTTGCAGGTTTCATTTTTGCTTTAATTATTTTAGGATCTTTTGAATTTAAACGTTTAATAGGGAATAGTTGTAATACTCTAGATATTTCGTCAGTACTTATAGGTGAGCTGATTTTTATACTTGGGATTTTATACAATTGGCAAAATTGGTTATCCTTAGGTATAGGGGTAACCTTTTTAAGCAGCTTATTAATAATGCTTAAGAATTATCCTAAGGTTAAAATTAATGTTATTTCATTAAACTTGTTAAACTTATTATATGTTGGTTGGACTTTAGTACATATTTTACTGATAAGAAATTTACATCAAGGTTTTTTATTATTACTTCTATTATTTATAATAATCTGGGCTACAGACACCGGGGCTTATTTTACAGGTCGTTTTTTAGGCAAAAACAAGTTAGCTCCTCAAATAAGTCCTAAGAAAACTATTGAAGGCGCTATAGGTGGTTTAATTTCAAGTGTTATTTGTGCTATTATATTTGTGAGTTTTTATAAAATTATTCCGGTACCATTTGTTATTTTAATAGCAATAATTATCTCTACTATGGGACAAATAGGAGACTTAATTGAAAGTTCCTTTAAACGGTTTGTAGGTATAAAGGACTCAGGAAACATAATACCGGGTCATGGTGGTATATTAGATAGATTTGATAGTACTATTACTACTGCACCTATATTATATTATATATTAATATTACTACATAATTGGGGTGGGTATTTTGGATAA